The Bernardetia litoralis DSM 6794 genome includes a window with the following:
- a CDS encoding tetratricopeptide repeat protein, with amino-acid sequence MNRQAIFLLFGLTLFFSQVNGQTFRQQFNDFVSKKDTVGQQQLLEKWEKTDSNDPELFVAYFNYYIIKSKQEILSVGQNPKGSNVLQIMSQDTTEKEPIAFMYGDTYYEPNLLSKGFDWIRKGIEKYPNRLDMRFGRIYMFGELEDYENFTKEIIKTLDYSSVNKNKWTWTENKSLDDPNKIMLGSIQNYQIQLYNTENDSLLNNMKDIAETVLKYYPEHIESLSNLSIVYLFQEQYDKALEPLLKAEKINPKDYIILNNIAEAYKNKGDKKKAIKYYELTLKYIDDDEQTKKYIQEQIDGLKSK; translated from the coding sequence ATGAATAGACAAGCAATATTTTTACTTTTCGGTTTAACACTATTTTTCAGTCAAGTAAATGGACAAACATTTAGGCAACAATTCAATGACTTTGTTTCGAAAAAAGACACAGTTGGACAACAACAACTTTTAGAAAAATGGGAAAAGACAGATAGTAATGACCCAGAACTCTTTGTAGCTTATTTCAACTATTATATAATCAAAAGCAAACAAGAAATTCTATCTGTTGGACAAAACCCAAAAGGCTCAAATGTTTTGCAAATCATGAGTCAAGACACAACCGAAAAAGAACCAATTGCCTTTATGTATGGTGACACATATTACGAGCCTAACTTATTAAGTAAAGGGTTTGATTGGATAAGAAAGGGAATAGAAAAATATCCGAACAGGCTTGATATGCGATTTGGTAGGATTTATATGTTTGGAGAACTTGAAGATTATGAAAATTTCACTAAAGAAATAATTAAAACACTTGACTATTCATCAGTCAATAAAAATAAATGGACTTGGACAGAGAATAAATCACTTGACGACCCCAACAAGATTATGTTAGGTTCAATTCAGAATTATCAAATTCAACTTTATAACACAGAAAATGACAGTCTGTTGAATAATATGAAAGATATTGCTGAAACAGTTTTAAAATATTATCCTGAACACATTGAAAGTTTATCAAATCTATCAATTGTTTATCTATTTCAAGAACAATATGACAAGGCACTTGAACCTCTTTTAAAAGCTGAAAAAATAAATCCTAAAGATTATATTATTTTAAATAATATTGCAGAAGCATATAAAAATAAAGGTGACAAAAAGAAAGCAATCAAATATTACGAACTGACATTAAAATATATTGACGATGACGAACAAACAAAGAAATACATACAAGAGCAAATTGACGGACTTAAAAGCAAATAA